The Carassius gibelio isolate Cgi1373 ecotype wild population from Czech Republic chromosome B12, carGib1.2-hapl.c, whole genome shotgun sequence genome has a segment encoding these proteins:
- the LOC127969225 gene encoding ribonuclease P protein subunit p30 isoform X1, which yields MDLNIISNNDKNRLKSIIETAAHLSYSTVAINYVVEPQQKKQEIPKPQSVSDIFDKFPIVQGKSSSIKVLNRLTIIASDASHFRPTNEYKSFDLVAVYPKTEKLFHAACMTFDVDIICIAVAEKQPFHFKKAPVNGAIDRGGFFETCYAAAIRDTTMRRYTIANAISLMEVCKGKNIIVSSGAEKPLELRGPYDIANLGLVFSLSEGDAKAAVSTNCRAVLLHGETRATASGVVYTMKKPKTPQKQEESPVSKKAKTEFS from the exons ATGGATCTAAACATCATCAGCAATAATGATAAAAACAGACTCAAAAGCATCATAGAGACAGCAGCTCACC TTAGCTACTCAACAGTCGCAATAAACTATGTGGTTGAACCACAACAGAAGAAACAG GAAATTCCTAAGCCACAGAGTGTGTCAGACATATTTGATAAATTCCCAATAGTACAG GGCAAATCTTCTTCCATCAAAGTACTGAATCGATTGACCATCATAGCCTCTGATGCTTCTCATTTT AGACCAACCAATGAATACAAAAGCTTCGACCTTGTTGCAGTGTACCCCAagacagaaaaactatttcat GCAGCCTGCATGACTTTTGATGTGGACATTATCTGCATTGCAGTTGCTGAAAAACAGCCCTTCCATTTTAAAAAGGCTCCAGTTAATGGG GCTATTGACAGGGGGGGTTTCTTTGAGACCTGTTATGCAGCAGCCATTAGAGACACCACTATGAGGAGATACACCATCGCCAATGCCATCAGCCTTATGGAAGTCTGTAAAGGAAAA aatATCATAGTGTCCAGTGGAGCAGAAAAG CCTCTTGAATTGAGGGGTCCGTATGACATTGCCAATTT AGGGCTTGTGTTCAGCCTGTCTGAAGGAGATGCCAAAGCTGCTGTTTCTACTAATTGTCGAGCTGTCTTGCTTCATGGAG AGACGAGAGCCACTGCATCTGGTGTTGTTTACACCATGAAGAAACCAAAAACTCCCCAGAAACAAGAAGAATCTCCAGTATCTAAAAAggccaaaactgaattttcata A
- the LOC127969225 gene encoding ribonuclease P protein subunit p30 isoform X2, translated as MDLNIISNNDKNRLKSIIETAAHLSYSTVAINYVVEPQQKKQEIPKPQSVSDIFDKFPIVQGKSSSIKVLNRLTIIASDASHFRPTNEYKSFDLVAVYPKTEKLFHAACMTFDVDIICIAVAEKQPFHFKKAPVNGAIDRGGFFETCYAAAIRDTTMRRYTIANAISLMEVCKGKNIIVSSGAEKPLELRGPYDIANLGLVFSLSEGDAKAAVSTNCRAVLLHGEYEMFSTFMVSCPDCYMKGGAAKLRTSSVTDRDM; from the exons ATGGATCTAAACATCATCAGCAATAATGATAAAAACAGACTCAAAAGCATCATAGAGACAGCAGCTCACC TTAGCTACTCAACAGTCGCAATAAACTATGTGGTTGAACCACAACAGAAGAAACAG GAAATTCCTAAGCCACAGAGTGTGTCAGACATATTTGATAAATTCCCAATAGTACAG GGCAAATCTTCTTCCATCAAAGTACTGAATCGATTGACCATCATAGCCTCTGATGCTTCTCATTTT AGACCAACCAATGAATACAAAAGCTTCGACCTTGTTGCAGTGTACCCCAagacagaaaaactatttcat GCAGCCTGCATGACTTTTGATGTGGACATTATCTGCATTGCAGTTGCTGAAAAACAGCCCTTCCATTTTAAAAAGGCTCCAGTTAATGGG GCTATTGACAGGGGGGGTTTCTTTGAGACCTGTTATGCAGCAGCCATTAGAGACACCACTATGAGGAGATACACCATCGCCAATGCCATCAGCCTTATGGAAGTCTGTAAAGGAAAA aatATCATAGTGTCCAGTGGAGCAGAAAAG CCTCTTGAATTGAGGGGTCCGTATGACATTGCCAATTT AGGGCTTGTGTTCAGCCTGTCTGAAGGAGATGCCAAAGCTGCTGTTTCTACTAATTGTCGAGCTGTCTTGCTTCATGGAG AGTATGAGATGTTCAGCACATTCATGGTGTCCTGTCCTGACTGCTACATGAAGGGGGGTGCTGCGAAGCTGAGGACGTCAAGTGTAACCGATAGAGACA TGTGA